One genomic segment of Tubulanus polymorphus chromosome 4, tnTubPoly1.2, whole genome shotgun sequence includes these proteins:
- the LOC141904362 gene encoding 3-mercaptopyruvate sulfurtransferase-like, whose product MLAFCLYSSTDSTAEADMDRKFVIVSTEWLADRLAGKKDKDINFRVLDATWHLPSLTKRKPREDFYKDHIPGALFFDIDECRKPHPDLEHLLPSAEQFAEYVGKKLGIGNEDHVVIYDNNPNIGIFSAPRVWWLFKVFGHDKVSVLSGGFEKWNNEEVREVTDELIKVVPFDYQATLHPEMVKTFKDVENNLETKEFQLLDARPAGRFNGTAPEPRPDTKPGHIPGAVNIPFTKIVDQNTKLLKTPASLNAMLNYHKVEQDRPMVVMCGSGVTSCCLLMAAYVSGRDDIALYDGSWTEWYKTAKWNQMMLRRP is encoded by the exons TTATAGTATCAACTGAATGGTTAGCTGATCGTTTGGCTGGAAAGAAAGACAAGGATATCAACTTTCGCGTACTTGATGCTACGTGGCATTTACCATCCCTCACTAAACGAAAACCAAGAGAGGATTTTTATAAAGATCATATTCCTGGAGCATTGTTTTTCGACATAGACGAATGTCGCAAGCCGCATCCGGATTTGGAACATTTATTACCCAGCGCCGAACAATTCGCTGAATACGTCGGTAAAAAGCTAGGCATTGGGAATGAAGACCACGTTGTAATCTACGACAACAATCCGAATATAGGAATATTTTCAGCGCCTCGAGTTTGGTGGCTGTTTAAAGTATTTGGCCATGATAAGGTATCAGTACTTAGCGGTGGATTTGAAAAATGGAATAATGAAGAAGTTCGCGAAGTGACCGATGAATTGATCAAAGTTGTGCCTTTCGACTACCAAGCCACTCTCCATCCAGAAATGGTGAAAACTTTTAAAGATGTTGAGAACAATTTGGAAACTAAAGAGTTTCAATTGTTAGATGCGCGGCCGGCTGGCCGATTCAATGGCACTGCGCCAGAACCACGCCCGG ATACGAAACCTGGCCATATCCCTGGTGCTGTAAATATCCCATTTACCAAGATCGTTGATCAGAATACAAAACTCTTGAAAACGCCAGCTTCGCTGAATGCGATGCTCAATTATCACAAAGTAGAACAAGACAGGCCTATGGTTGTTATGTGTGGCTCGG GTGTGACGTCATGTTGTTTATTGATGGCCGCGTATGTGAGCGGAAGAGACGATATAGCGCTATATGATGGCTCATGGACCGAATGGTATAAAACGGCTAAATGGAACCAAATGATGCTAAGGCGCCCATAG